The segment CAATAGgcttttaaatctataatttgAGATGATTACAAAAGTAGACACCATGaatcttacatttaaattgtcATGGACAATATCTCCGAATTCTAAAAGAAACCAGGAAATTaacaatgcaaatattttatttatagaacgGATACTCACAATTAGTTACGAacttgaataatttatgtattctgtgTTCTAATCCCACCTGAAATTATTTCAAGTGTAAGAAaggtttaagaataaaattagatCCATtgacattaactttttattacatttcattataaaatgtacTGTACAAATTCATCTatatcataaacaaataaaatgtatatctaTATAAAACCTTACTATAAAGTAAAACCttattgatacatttaaaaaggaCTGTCTTATAACATAATTCtatgttaaaaacaataacaatttttaaagttcaatagatgctaaaataattttacaggattttaaaaatgtttaatttagaaacataatgtgaaatattatattaaattaactgttatttagcaacaaattaaatattttacaaacagttaataaattatttacagatttactataatttttttttaattcatacaaatttaaatcatgccattagtatttattattttttaattaacaaaatatttatcagatAGGATTCATCAGAATTTCTAGCCAACCAATCTCAGACATGAGTCATTGCCAACATCTTTAATTTAAATGCTTTGTgaaataagaacaaaaaattaaatttgaaataagactggccatTCAAATGGTACCACAGTCCATATCCATAGTGCAAAGTTTGAAGAAatggatattattttattgcaacaaaatCAAATTGctgcaaaaataaagaataaaacaaaatttgaagatggaataattttactttttctgtcTATTTAGcttgatttaaaaatctaattaaaacatttaatgtacaaaaatgtttttaaagtacagtattaaaaaacaattttgttaaatttacagaTAATTGATTGAAGTTGAAATAGACCTTTGAAAAGTAAAATGGATAGTCTGACCCACTGCAAAGAGTTTGCCTGCCAGCTTGAGGGTTTAGAAATCTAGCTTTGCGTTTCTACCAGCCTCTCGAGGTAGATGATGACCTCAAAGTGGTCGGTGAGGGGGAACATGTCTACCGGCGTAACAGCCACTGGTACGAAGGGGGCGCCGGACAGTGTCTTGGAAGCCGGTCGTGCCAGATCCACCAGGTTTTTGGAGGCAGATTTCAGGTCGCAAGCGAGGTACGCAATCTTCTTGATCTTGGACGTCCGCCTTAGCATCAACACTGCGTTTTGACCtaaaacaaaagaattatttGGTGACAGGATGAGACTGACAAGCAGTATTTGGTGACAATGCTGCGGTAtctcatttttgtaaattttcttaaaaatctaTAGTAAGAGGCTTATTCTGAGAGTAAGTTGCCAATGAATATGATCGCCTAcattggtgggggggaggggggtaaTGGTGCAATACGGATGGTGCTGTGTACTGACGTTCATTGCACTTCTGCAGTGTCATAGTGAAGGTGGCTTTGCCACTCAATAACTTTTGTTCAAAATGGCTGCCACAATCAATTCAACAGTGCGGTATGTAGTATTAGATTTTTTGGCTGAAAAAATGCAATCCCCTAAAATCCATTGTGAATTACGTTTTGTGTACGGATAAGACATTAAGAGCTGTACTGCAGTTAAAAATTGTACCAATTGTTTCTGAAAGTACGAAGTAATGTTCACAATGAAAAGCAAAATGTCTGACTGTCTGTGATTGCCAATGGCTTTGTCAAACAAGCAATTATAAggttaaagaaaatcaaatcCCGTGGCTCTTAGAAAGGTCCTAGACATAGATAACTCTTCATCTGAGGAAGTACTCTATTCATTTTCGAGTCAAAAagtcaaaagtaaaaattaaattctagaaTTTGTACACTGATTTTATGGACAACTAAAAAGATTGCAATATATTACTTGCACCTTTATAATGTGAAATAAGATAGAACATTACTAGTACATGCATATATAAAGAAAGAAAGCAAACAAAGTAGTGCTACCCAAATGGAAAATATTATGTATTCAACTAAGTGCTAGTTAACTTAAACATACTAATATGATATATTGGGTAATTATGGAAGTTTAAATAGCAACACAAGACTATCTAAAGTACATAATATTAACATTCTCAGCCCCACGTGAAGAGTTATGGTAATGGTATTTACACTAATTGTACAGTAACATAGATGTCCAGGGCTGATAGTGTTAGGAAGGTAAAACTAAATGTGGACTATTGTTAAAAATGGTAAGTTACCTAAAAACCACATTATCACATTTTATAAgatgttataataactaataggAAGCAATATTAAAGATAGTACACTATGACAAACTGAGGTAATTAGACCTGTTGAAGTCAACTGTGATTATTGACATCTGTCTGGTTAACAGGGTgacttatgacagcctcctgagatccgagatgccagaggaaaccatcttagttgggtacgccgatgacgttgcggctctcatcgagGAAACAACGTCCGTGGTTGAGGTGgtccagctaaagttgaaccaggtcatgcgcgtggtcaacgcctggatgtccgatcacggtctttcgcttgctctgagcaagacggaaaTCGTGATcctcacaaagaagagaattaataccgtcgtcccgctgcgagtgggaagggaagtggtccagtcaacgcgtgccgccaagtacctcggagtcatggtggacaacaagttaagctggagagaccagatcttccgtacggcggacaaggctgctaaggtggtctctaatcttagtaagctgatggccaatgtgtGGGGGCCTCGGTCCAGCAGAAGACGGTTATTGATATCCGCAGtacagtccgtgctcctttatggagcagaggtgtgggcagacgctctcaCCAAGGAATTCTATAGGTTGTGACTCACCCGGgctcagcgtcaagctgcgctccagatgtgttccgcctatcggacagtatccgagcctgccgtcgtGGTGGTTGCCGgtgtcatccctgtcaagctcttggcaggggagaggaaggcgatttatcagagacaaggcgagatcggcaaggacgcagcaagatccgaagagcgcgcccgaaccttccagcagtggcaacacagctgggagcacgaaacccgaggacgatggactgcgcgactcatcgagtaGGTTCAACCATAGGTCGAAAGTCGGAatggcgaggtggactactacctcacgcagttcctgacaggtcacggctattttaagtcgtacctgaaccgagTGGGCAAGACGGTTCActggattgcatctactgcccgggcgtccccgacgacgcggaacacaccttcttccgctgtccgcgttgggaaaggctccgcctggaggccacaagaaaacggtgttttttttcggtggacacggtctgcgaaaggattatggaggatgaggggaactgggattgtttgtcacagttcgtccgggtcatcctcctggaaaagagacccaatctggaccgcgaagtggcctaGATCCCTTGACcgttgaccgagcggctggataaggagcgagccccacgggcttaagccaaatttaggcctagcctgacgtAATGTCAGGTTAGAAATCTAAAGAGTAGAGGAaattttttagtgggtaaacccgtttttaggggagtcccacactacaggctggccacctgcgtgcgtaattgcatttttcctgcctctccctcaaaaaaaaaaaaagaaaaagaaaaaagggtAGCCAATTATTGTGTGAGACACCAGTTGTCCCTCCTTCGTAAagagttatattttcttaaaaaatacacCTAAAATACCTATTTGTCTCTTTGGATTACAAAATGCATTTTTTGTAGCAgtgttttttgttctttgtttaaatcACTTCCATcagtaattagtaaaatttaatatttgataagaaattcattcaattttttaCAACAGGACATAGAGATTTTTcctagaaaaaaaacaatataagattGATCCGaggtatcaaaatatttaattggtcaaaaaatattttgcattgcCTCAAAACACTGgtagtttaatttttctacaagAAAACATCCACTTCAAACGAAACGACAAAATTATAAGTAAGCTAGATTCAATGAGCTGGAAGAACATTTGGAGTGCGAGATTCATGCAAATTCCCATCAGAGCAGTTGGGTCTGTACAGCAGCACTATTCACGGACAGCCCGAGTCGAATACAGCCAACCCCAAATGGTTAGAGCTTTCAATGGTGTACTGCATAccatgaataatataaaaagtcaCATACCCCAACCAATTAATCCTTCCCCTcccgtagacggatatattacaatgatagactttgaccaaaacgccaaatacagttatatccgatattatagattatgtctcttagagagatttttagttcacaaaaagcCTTTGAAATGCCCAGTGCATGCTCCATGCTTATCGCGGTTGCCCAGGTAgtacagggttagccagtgaaacgggaagatttaaataagtaactaattctttaagaaaattaaatttttattatttaatggttataattataaagaaaaaaggtaaccatttactgtacaataagtgaaaaaaattattttttcgaaTATAACACTTGTCATAATGTCCTCCATTGGAATATTATGTACTGCTGCAGCCGGGCCTGGAAGTTTCTCATGACATTTTGCAGCATATTGACTGGTATTCCTTCGATTTCGTCCCGAATTCGTTTTTTTAGGGCAAGGATAGTTCTAGGTGGATCGTTCAgaaaaactcttgtttttaaataaaccccATAGAAAAAGTCACAGGCTGTCAAATCTAGAGAGCGAGGGAGCCAAGGGATATCCCCGTTTCGGGAAATGACGCTACCTGGAAACAAAGAATTCACAGCATTCATAGCAACTCTTGCAGTGTGGAttgttgccccatcttgttggaacattgTGTGTTCATTTACTGGAAAACGGAAGAGTTGTGGCGTAAGAAAGTTCTGGATCAATGCAACGTAACGTTAACAGTCACAGCACTTTCATTGCTATCTCAAAGAAAAATGGGCCTATGATTCCTCTTGCTGACATTGCACACCAAACCGTCACTTTTTTCAGCATGAAGAGGCGTTTGATGAAGTGCGCCAGGGTTTTCCTCAAACCAGTTATCAAACCAGGGTTAACAAAACCAGAGAGGTGGAAATGCGCCTCATCGTTCATCTACAAGTTGTTTACTTGGTCGACATTTTCTTCAAGTCTTCTGGCCATTTCCTCACAACACTTTAATCGTTTCTGATGGTCAGTTGGTTTGAGAGATTGCACAATCTGTATTTTAtatgggtgaaaatttaaatcttgatgaagaaTCCTTCTCACCGAAGTGTTACTTATTCCAAGGCGTAGAGCTTGTTGTTTGGCCAGATCGGCGTGAACTTCTGAGCATTGCCTGGAAGTTTCTCATGACATTTTGCAGCATATTGACTGGTATTCCTTCGATTTCGTCCCGAATTCGTTTTTTTTTAGGGGCAAGGATAGTTCTAGGTGGATCGTTctgaaaaactcttgttttttaaataaccccataGAAAAAGTCACAGGCTGTCAAATCTAGAGAGCGAGGGAGCCAAGGGATATCCCCGTTTTTCGGGAAATGACGCTACCTGGAAACAAAGAATTCACAGCATTCATAGCAACTCTTGCAGTGTGGAttgttgccccatcttgttggaacattgTGTGTTCATTTACTGGAAAACGGGAGAGTTGTGGCGTAAGAAAGTTCTGGATCAATGCAAACGTAACGTTAACAGTCACAGCACTTTCATTGCTATCCTCAAAGAAAAATGGGCCTATGATTCCTCTTGCTGACATTGCACACCAAAAACCGTCACTTTTTCAGCATGAAGAGGCGTTTGATGAAGTGCGCCAGGGTTTTTCCTCAAACCAGTTATCAAACCAGGGTTAACAAAACCAGAGAGGTGGAAATGCGCCTCATCGTTCATCTACAAGTTGTTTACTTGGTCGACATTTTCTTCAAGTCTTCTGGCCATTTCCTCACAACACTTTAATCGTTTCTGATGGTCAGTTGGTTTGAGAGATTGCACAAATCTGTATTTTAtatgggtgaaaatttaaatcttgatgaagaaTCCTTCTCACCGAAGTGTTACTTATTCCAAGGCGTAGAGCTTGTTGTTTGGCAGATCGGCGTGAACTTCTGAGCATTGCCTGTTGAACAGTAGCGATATTTTGAGGGGTTCGAAAGGTTTTTGCACTCCCACCTCATTTTGGAAACGTTGATCCAGTTTGTTCAAGGTTGTTTCCGAATTGCGTTATCCGAAGGAACAGGCCTGTTGCGCGGTATGTTGACAATGGCGTCGAAAAGCACGTCGCGTTTTCACCAAACTCTCACCATTCGTATAATACACTTTAACTGCGTAGCCGTAATGTTTACCCTTCCAAcgatccatctcaactaaatggcaGGACACGGAGGTAGAAAGGAGCCGGCCACTATTACCCCCACCACTCACACATTCCAACTGTCAAGGACATCtccaatcttcccgtttcactggctaaccctttattataaacaaaacttcactctgcGGCAGGGAGAGGGGAGTGtcctttgtctaactccgaccacctgATCGcgagttctgcgtctcctacagagtcATAACCAAATATATCCGTGGTGTGTAttacaatgaaattgaaatttattttaaagaaacagttttgtaaatagttcttttttttattttatcaataaatacgctaattttaagtaaaatgccctgttttataccttttttttgcttttaccttttataatttagttataataaaaattagctttcaacttaaagaaaaacaatatttttacttgccttggcgttataggaaagttaatggatttattagtggcgtgcaaagagttaagttttaaacattgtatgtacaTTAGGTGTATGACAGTTTTACCTGCACCATCCACTTTTTTTCTCTTTGACTAATCTGTACGGTCTGAGCAGGAATTGTAATTTAATGAAGAAATTGAATATCATCACTTTGTTTAATTGTATCACACAATAGTGTGTGATATACTACATACTATAGTGTTGCTGGTGAAGTGACAAGTGTTAGTCCTGTCCTACAAAATAAATACCTGCGtcaaccaaataaaaaaatttgtatacaacAAGTGAAACTCACGTAGGCCAGCTCTGGGTGGGTCAACGACGGCCACAACGTCGTCGAACTTGGCTCGGTCCACAACTGACTGTAAAATGTCCTCGGCTGGGCCGGAGAAGAATTCACAGTTGGTAATACTGTTGTTGACCGCATTTTGCCGAGCATCTACCACAGCCTGCTCCATCAACTCCAACCCCAGCACTTGACCGCAGTCCTGTCAACATCAACATGCCATGGAAACATTAATTACTGAGACAGCatattgacaataattttaagGACATAACAAGAATTATACAACAAAAGAGATGGGTCAAAATGGTGAAGAATATAAGAAAATCAATATCCTACAATATTGATGCCCTTACAATTAATGCAGAGATTTGCTGTTAGGAATATATGTAATATGACTAGATATGGAAGTGTATCACATATGTTTATGGAAATAGGCATCTTAAATTTACAGCAACTCtatgttttttctgtattaatgtttacagtgaaaaataaagaaatgtttgaaaGTAAGGTTTTTCTCAGAAATACTCGAGCATCCGTTACAAATACTCTGGCTATGCCAATTTATAAACGGAAAATTTCCAAAACAactgaattataaattgttagaaatatttaataaatattcaaatgttctGAATGTTGTCCGGGGCAGTGCCTTGCCAATTCTGAAGAGGACAAGCCATGATTTGCAATGCACAATGATTATTCTGTTGTTATTTAACTACGCCCATTGCTTGTTTGgttactaatgtttatttatttaaagttgcggtgaaatgtaaaaatatttattataatgttattaaattaaattctatgattgttgacatatttaagtttatttttttatgtattaattgttattgttatgttagttatattgttaataatttagcttctttatttattaatgcttatttattgaaaggttgccataaaatattaaatatttattagaatgtataaaattCAGTTCTATGACAGTTGAGTTATAAATCAGTTTATTTgtcatgtattaatattgttattgttatgttagttatattgctaatttattgttattccttcttgtaagttattatatatgtatagtttgttgttatcaaattatattgCTTATCAAATGCAGGGAGATGGTGGTACAACAAGGACTGCATCCATATCCATATAGaataaagtgtataataattaaattataataaccccACACGTGCGATTGCACATAgggaatgataaaatatttaaaaaaattttttttttcaataaagttttttgaattgaattgaattgaaaaactCACTTTGGCAAGAGAGAGTCCGATGCTACCCGTACCGCAGCACACATCGACCAGTGTGGTCTGCGGCGTGAGCTGCGCCAAGGAGCCCACCGCACGATAGAGCAGCTCTGCCGCACCAGTGTTCACCTGGAAGAACGACATCGGGGAGATGTTGAAGCGGAGACCACACAACAGTTCGGAGATGTGGTCCTCTCCGGCCACCAACTCCAGACACTGTTCAGCCCCACTCTGTCTGTCAACAGCCATCGTTAATCCATTAGTTCGGCACAGAAGAATTATTATCCATTGAGTCTTAAATCACTTAAAGAAAAGTAAATACCAATGAAAGTTTGATTACAAATCCAATTTATTCAACCTGATCCCTCAAATTTGAGGCTTCTGCGAAAACAATTACATTCGTGAGCTCCTGTTGTTAATATTCTTTGAGCTCAGTAGTAGAGCAAAGCAGTGAGCAAAGTAGATCAATgacttctcgggttataggtctgatcacgggacatagtcacctgaggaagcatcttcacagagtcagcaTCCTTCAGGAGAatctgctctgtagaatgtgtgatgaacaagaggaaactgctgaacaacTGCTCTTTAATTATTCTGCAATAGTAAGAGAGTGGTATGCCATCTTTGATGTTTGGACAAGGGTGATGTATTTCCCCATTGAAGTTGTTTTCAGTGGTTGGTACAACTATTGCATGGCAATAGACCATAGAAGAAGAATAAATGAGCCTTAGGTATAGTTCAGCCACATGTAACGACCTCTCCACAGAGTCTGGATTCATCAGCCTGGCTTAACATACCTTCACCAGTTGTTTCCGAAGAAGACCATGCCCTGTTAGCGTTCCATGTAGTAGTCGTATAACCTCCTTGGTTTGATCTAGAAATCTTGTGTGAGGATACAGACTAGAGAAGATGCTTGGTAGTTCGTTCTAAGTACTAGTCATATATCCTGCTTGCTTGGATCTACGAACCTTGTGATAGTGAGGATAGACTAGAGAAGATGCTTGGTAGTTCTAAGTACTAGTCATATATCCTGCTTGCTTCGATCTATGAAACTTGTGACAGTGAGGATACAGTCTAGAGAAGATGCTTGGTAGTTCTAAGTACTAGTCATATATCCTCCTTGTTTCGATCTACGAACCTTGTGACAGTGAGGATACAGACTAGAGAAGATGCTTGGTAGTTCTAAGTACTAGTCATATATCCTTCTTGCTTCGATCTACGAACCTTGTGACATTGAGGATACTGACTAGAGAAGATGCTTGGTAGTTCTAAGTACTAGTCATATAATCCTGCTTGCTTCGATCTATGAAACTTGTGACAGTGAGGATACAGACTAGAGAAGATGCTTGGTAGTTCTAAGTACTAGTCATATATCCTCCTTGCTTCGATCTACGAACTTGTGACAGTGAGGATAGTGAGTAGTGAAGGTTCTTGGCATTAACTGACTATCAAGCACCTTAATGTGGCTAAGAGTCATTCCAACGGCTTAACTAAGAGGAGGATGTAAGGAAGGTAACCCCCTTCCCCAGAAAAAGCcctacaagtaaataaaatattagaattttaaacgTTAAGTCAATCCTACTTGTCTCAAATGCAGCAGATAAATGTTTTGCCTAGAATTAGGCCTCTCTGACTAATAAGAATTTAGATGTATCCAGATTTATTTTGTACTACCTGGTGTGGTGTGTTCTTCAATCGGATACACCTCCTCCCCCCTCCCTCCCCCAAAGCCAATTCCTAGTTATGCCACTGAGTGACTCCATACACTACTGCTGTACCCTTCCGTAGTGAATATAACACCAGAGCATTAGAAGCAGACTCATATAAGTTCTTCTTTTCCCTCATCTGAAAATCTGGAACACTTTTTTACCATGGCAGTTTTCGAACAAAAATTCttcaatttaattacaatgttttgaTTAGAGGCCACCTGTGTTAATAATCAAATAACACAAACATTGAACTTCCTTAAATCctgaatttttgttattaaagtatcaaaacagatatttatttaacaaaaatattaatttgtagcgtatttttaaaattaaaactgacaGGCCACCATTgagtactggattgagatagagacttctggtttgcggcattgttcttcttttacaaAGGTCTTTAAAACGAAATCGAGgtttacactttaaaaatgttaacttacTCCTAGTTTACCATTTAGGGTTGGCAGTTAAAGTTCTCATACGTCCcaaaaactatgattttttagtattataacaATTCCATGGATATTgcttgatatatttttgtttaaaagttaatgGAGAGGAGACGTGACTTTGGGACACCAGGTATATAACCTATTGGGACACCTGGTATATAACCTATAATAAAATCTCTAAATATAATaacttgaaaccaaatttaatgcTAGTATAAACAGTACTACTAGTACTggaaaatacaaactaaaatattgcTGCACTCCTAAACTGGGTGAAATCCCCCTCCAACCATGACGATCCCCCTTGTTTGTTCCCGATGATGTGCGAAAATGCCGTGTGGCATGCCACATATACTGGGGTGGAGTAGGGTTAATCTTCAGAATCCAACGTAACTTATTGATCTCACACagggaataaaaattatttttcaaataatattacggttattttaaaagaatgtacTTCTTTACGACAGCTATATTTGTAAAGAACAGTCACCTCTTAGTGATCTCCTGGTAGTACAGGGAGGTGACGTTAAGGACCTGTCCTTCGCCTGAAGTAAAGAACTCCTTCAGCTGCTGCTTGAAGTCCACCACCTCCTGCTGTGTGAGCTGCTGAGGATGGATGCCCACTATCAGCATCAGCTGCTGAGTGTTCATGCCGAGCCTCACTGTCAACTGTCGCCAGTGGCCGGAGTACGTCTCCGGGTTGAAAACTTCCAACGGAGATGCTCTCACCATCCCCTCAAACACCTGTTGGACAGTATATTGGTATGGTTGAAACTGGTGAAATTGGGTTAATAAGTGAACCACATCTAAAGCAGGTGaacaatttaaactgtataaatttattattattattagttattacgGGTGACATTTCGGACAGAATGGCTGAAGGACATATGAATTGAGACATATCATTCGATTTTCACACAAATAATCatgccattaaaatattttcagtaaaccCTTTTGCGGTCAAGCACCTCGAGTAGGAGCCTGATGATACAATAACCTTGGGATGTCTAGGTGTGATATAATGAAGCtatctttctgatttttgctacCATTATGTGGTAGCTTTATATAACTGCTTATGAAACAACGTATTGGACTACCCAGTATTTTTCCGTCCTTTAGCTAGcttgtaataaaagtattttggcTTTAAACACTTTCACCGTGACAAGGAACTTCCAAGATACCATCATATACAATTTGGCTGAGATATTTGTAGCAGAGTTTTACTAAGAGATAAGAGTCTCCGAGTTAAAGTGAATCACACTATAACGTCTTCCTTATAAAGTCTATTTTACTTTTCACTAACGAATAATATGGCTTTTTAGTGCAAAACATTTCACGCATTTAACGTTTCATACTTGTAACGTTTTATTACGTAAAAAGTCAATTTTCGGTACGTTTTGTCCCTGAAATCGCCGCTGTATTTAGCTACTTTTATAGGGCACACTGAACGCGAGATTTGCTGTGATGGCGGCACAGCGTAAGTGAAAATACAGATGCGCTACCCCTCACCTCCGGTCCTGCTCTTTATATATACCTTGTAAACTACGCAAATACGAGGAAAAGAAAAATTAGtaattgtttgtttctttacTGCCAATCACCAGACACAAGCAATACAAGAACGTGGACATACAAAATACGAACTGGTAgctaaatacaatttacaaaactacgataatttgttattttgatcCTCTATGTATGATTAATCAGTGTTGTATACAAAACGTTCTATGTGTTGTTTTCCGCAAACAAAATGACTCATTGTTTACTAGTTTGGCTCAAGCAAGATTTCACCTGTCACTGTGTTGCCAGACTAAACATGTTAGAACATTAACATCATTCCTGTCCAATAATTACTCAGAAGGCAAATTTCAGATATTTGAGATCCGGCTCCCTGCCActagaatagttttaaaaatcccTAAATCCCTTAATAGCGGTGCAGGTCATCTCAGCGTAAAATCGTTATAACGTGGTTTCACTGCATAACAAATGGTCAATTTCACAAGCCGAactcaaagaaaaatattgtctGCCCTGCCTAGATCACTCACCTTGACTGCCTGCTTCATACGGTCCGGG is part of the Homalodisca vitripennis isolate AUS2020 chromosome 8, UT_GWSS_2.1, whole genome shotgun sequence genome and harbors:
- the LOC124367322 gene encoding tRNA (uracil-5-)-methyltransferase homolog A, with the translated sequence MSDVNVMDTTESESNERPEGTLSEVGDIDGDPEQDTATKPNLSDCSLQTKSSPNKNDPYAYIDRNGFTSEKFKIEIKGLPKFYGIGELKKLLNTKLKLGSNKIKPPKKRSNWVFVCFRSEEDREEALKVINGLKWKNVTLSAIVAKPAPDPLVKRRNEAQEEANKRLKVDDQRTQEEKVKDSTVPLWRLPREEQANQKTNNVKRIVRNIIYDIERQNKGLKTYFNTQRDNNEGAPLKMHPIVMDSQDTGYRNKCEFTIGINDETGEKTVGMRLGSYATGTVGVAPVYNLPHVPDRMKQAVKVFEGMVRASPLEVFNPETYSGHWRQLTVRLGMNTQQLMLIVGIHPQQLTQQEVVDFKQQLKEFFTSGEGQVLNVTSLYYQEITKRQSGAEQCLELVAGEDHISELLCGLRFNISPMSFFQVNTGAAELLYRAVGSLAQLTPQTTLVDVCCGTGSIGLSLAKDCGQVLGLELMEQAVVDARQNAVNNSITNCEFFSGPAEDILQSVVDRAKFDDVVAVVDPPRAGLRQNAVLMLRRTSKIKKIAYLACDLKSASKNLVDLARPASKTLSGAPFVPVAVTPVDMFPLTDHFEVIIYLERLVETQS